The proteins below come from a single Spirochaetia bacterium 38H-sp genomic window:
- a CDS encoding aminopeptidase P family protein, with the protein MEKLVLLRESMRRDNVSACIIADADPHNSEYPSEYYRARSWLSGFKGSNGLLLVMQERAGLWTDSRYFLEAEAVLHSTGIELFRMGEQGVPSWQDWLAEHVVAGDTVAADASCMSLAAWTELADRLDKKDCRLADKDYISPIWTDRPPLVFTDVWELPENAAGESSVARIKKVRRLVYEHDAVGFILSSLDEICWLLNIRAMDIAYNPLASSFLIVRNNDSLLFIKHEKLDSTLVEKLKNTGIMLFDYYEFFELVGKQKGLLLADFYKTPASVRKHISPDAELKHAESPVALLKARKNTTEIENMRQTLIADSRALVKFAMWLESEWEKGSTITEQDAAKKLEYFRNLDERFICHSFAPIVGFAAHGAIVHYNTLSSPISDMKGDGLLLVDSGGHYKWGTTDITRVFLKGRAEKQAIFDYTAVLKAHINLARAVFPVGLSGQHIDILARGELARLGLSYGHGTGHGVGYLLSVHEGPSSIRTDGAGHALMPGMILSNEPGLYRKDLWGIRLENLVLVKQSTANEFGSFLELETLTLFPFEPALVDFSMLREEEKDWLSSYHKTILKTLDSILEKEENAWLSKKCMPFIKLTV; encoded by the coding sequence ATGGAAAAACTTGTTCTTTTGCGTGAAAGTATGAGGCGGGATAATGTATCTGCCTGTATTATAGCCGATGCCGATCCGCATAATTCTGAGTATCCTTCCGAGTATTACAGGGCTCGCTCCTGGCTGAGCGGTTTTAAGGGCTCCAACGGACTTCTGCTGGTTATGCAAGAAAGGGCAGGGCTTTGGACAGACAGTAGGTATTTTCTTGAGGCAGAGGCGGTGCTGCACAGTACTGGGATTGAGCTTTTTAGAATGGGAGAGCAGGGAGTGCCATCCTGGCAGGATTGGCTTGCAGAGCATGTTGTTGCAGGCGATACGGTAGCAGCCGATGCCTCATGTATGAGTCTGGCAGCATGGACAGAGCTTGCGGACAGGCTTGATAAAAAGGATTGCAGGCTTGCGGACAAGGATTATATAAGTCCCATTTGGACGGACAGACCTCCGCTTGTGTTTACAGATGTATGGGAATTGCCTGAGAATGCTGCCGGTGAGTCTTCTGTTGCACGTATAAAAAAAGTGAGGCGACTGGTATATGAGCATGATGCTGTAGGATTTATCCTTTCTTCCCTTGATGAAATCTGCTGGCTTCTTAATATCAGGGCAATGGATATAGCTTATAATCCGCTGGCAAGCTCTTTTCTAATAGTAAGAAATAACGATTCTCTTCTTTTTATCAAGCATGAGAAGCTTGACAGCACGCTTGTTGAAAAGCTTAAAAACACAGGTATTATGCTTTTTGATTATTATGAGTTTTTTGAGCTTGTTGGTAAGCAAAAAGGGCTTCTTCTGGCGGATTTTTACAAAACGCCTGCCTCTGTGAGAAAACATATTTCCCCTGATGCAGAGCTCAAACATGCTGAGAGCCCTGTTGCCCTTCTCAAAGCCAGGAAAAACACTACAGAGATAGAAAACATGCGTCAAACTCTTATTGCGGATAGTCGTGCGCTTGTCAAGTTTGCCATGTGGCTTGAGTCTGAGTGGGAAAAAGGCTCTACCATCACGGAGCAGGATGCTGCAAAAAAACTGGAATACTTTAGAAACCTAGACGAACGTTTTATCTGTCACAGCTTTGCCCCTATTGTAGGCTTTGCGGCACACGGTGCAATTGTACACTATAACACACTTTCTTCTCCCATATCTGACATGAAAGGCGACGGACTATTGCTTGTTGACAGCGGAGGACACTACAAATGGGGAACAACAGACATAACCAGAGTATTTTTAAAAGGCAGAGCAGAAAAACAGGCAATCTTTGACTACACTGCTGTATTAAAAGCACATATTAACCTTGCCAGGGCAGTCTTTCCCGTGGGATTGAGCGGGCAGCACATAGACATCCTTGCGCGTGGTGAGCTAGCAAGGCTTGGCCTTTCTTACGGACATGGCACAGGCCATGGTGTTGGATACCTTCTATCTGTGCACGAAGGACCATCTTCTATCCGTACTGACGGTGCAGGACATGCTCTTATGCCAGGGATGATTCTTTCCAACGAGCCCGGCCTATACAGAAAAGACCTCTGGGGCATAAGGCTTGAGAACCTTGTGCTTGTAAAACAAAGCACTGCCAATGAGTTTGGCAGCTTTTTGGAGCTAGAAACACTGACACTCTTCCCCTTTGAGCCTGCCTTGGTGGATTTTTCTATGTTGAGAGAAGAAGAAAAAGACTGGCTCTCCTCCTATCACAAGACCATCCTGAAGACCTTGGACTCAATACTGGAAAAAGAAGAAAACGCCTGGCTTTCAAAAAAATGTATGCCGTTTATAAAGCTTACAGTCTAG
- a CDS encoding DUF432 domain-containing protein — MLNIQAEENAVYRIAANKLRIYLRKRGSLLDMVYRYSKNSSQPEIIKIEEIPSHRENIISQILIKEDSKEISIKPQLPDRPIAVNLSTELRIQANYKATVYVQIPLWMQLAIMSDAGTVKLTELPSSVLSNTWLGTSETGFIAYSYKSDVFTEKKPPLKYQETYFAVPVSIDNKKSEIIVVEKLTVPTQYLFLYKKDSLYKTQPVNIIYKKDTELPQFFIEKSIQEDAEEIISYPREKTSPHMLALGESIKKIFSGI; from the coding sequence ATGCTTAATATCCAAGCAGAAGAAAATGCCGTATACAGAATAGCGGCAAATAAGCTGAGAATATATCTTAGAAAAAGAGGCAGCTTGCTGGATATGGTGTACAGATACAGCAAGAACAGCTCTCAGCCGGAGATAATAAAGATAGAGGAAATTCCATCTCACAGAGAAAATATAATAAGTCAAATTCTGATAAAAGAGGACAGCAAAGAGATATCTATAAAGCCTCAGCTGCCTGATAGGCCTATAGCTGTCAACCTTTCGACAGAGCTTAGAATACAGGCCAATTATAAGGCTACGGTATATGTGCAGATTCCTTTATGGATGCAGCTGGCTATCATGTCTGATGCTGGGACAGTAAAGCTTACGGAGCTGCCGTCATCGGTTCTGTCCAATACATGGCTGGGTACGTCGGAGACTGGTTTTATTGCATATTCTTACAAATCGGATGTTTTTACCGAGAAAAAACCTCCTTTAAAATATCAGGAAACTTATTTTGCTGTTCCTGTCTCTATTGATAATAAAAAATCTGAGATAATAGTTGTAGAGAAATTAACTGTTCCAACACAATATCTTTTTCTATATAAAAAAGATTCATTGTATAAGACTCAGCCTGTAAATATAATCTATAAAAAGGATACAGAACTGCCCCAATTTTTTATAGAGAAATCCATACAGGAAGATGCAGAAGAAATAATCTCCTATCCCAGAGAAAAAACATCTCCCCATATGCTGGCACTTGGGGAAAGCATAAAAAAAATATTTTCCGGAATATAA
- a CDS encoding ROK family protein has protein sequence MYAAIEAGGTKWVCAVGKSPSDIAEMTRFPTRSPEHTLKDALDFFSAMQKKHGKLKKMGIGCFGPVELDKNSPKWGYITSTPKIEWQNTEIAPLMAKKLGVDVAFDTDVNAAALAELTLGAGKGLSSLVYITIGTGIGAGIIVDKKPIHGLVHPEAGHILVRRHPDDSYKGLCPFHADCLEGMASGPAISGRWGQPAENLEKTHKAWELEAYYLAQGIANMVLTVSPERIVIGGGVSRQPALFPHTRKHLLDFLAGYIAHPSILQETDNYIVPATLGQEAGIKGAFLLAIE, from the coding sequence ATGTATGCAGCAATAGAAGCCGGCGGAACCAAGTGGGTTTGCGCCGTAGGAAAATCTCCATCAGATATAGCGGAAATGACCCGCTTCCCCACACGCAGCCCAGAACATACACTCAAAGACGCACTGGATTTTTTCTCTGCAATGCAGAAAAAGCACGGCAAACTCAAGAAAATGGGCATAGGCTGCTTTGGCCCAGTCGAGCTGGATAAAAACTCCCCAAAATGGGGGTACATTACCTCAACACCCAAGATAGAATGGCAGAATACAGAAATAGCCCCTCTTATGGCAAAAAAATTGGGCGTTGATGTTGCCTTTGACACAGACGTCAATGCGGCAGCACTCGCAGAGCTTACATTGGGCGCCGGCAAAGGACTCTCCAGCCTTGTATACATCACAATAGGCACAGGCATAGGTGCTGGCATTATCGTTGACAAAAAACCCATCCACGGACTAGTACACCCTGAGGCAGGCCACATACTAGTGCGACGTCACCCTGATGACAGCTATAAAGGACTCTGCCCCTTTCATGCAGACTGCCTAGAAGGAATGGCAAGCGGTCCTGCCATAAGCGGGCGATGGGGACAACCGGCAGAAAACTTAGAAAAAACGCATAAAGCCTGGGAGCTTGAAGCCTATTATCTTGCGCAAGGCATAGCCAATATGGTACTCACCGTATCTCCCGAGCGCATTGTGATAGGAGGCGGCGTCTCACGTCAGCCGGCATTATTCCCGCACACAAGAAAACACCTCCTGGACTTTTTGGCAGGCTATATTGCGCACCCCTCTATTTTGCAAGAAACAGACAACTATATAGTCCCTGCAACCCTGGGACAAGAAGCAGGCATAAAAGGCGCATTCCTTCTTGCAATAGAATAA